One Diceros bicornis minor isolate mBicDic1 chromosome 41, mDicBic1.mat.cur, whole genome shotgun sequence genomic region harbors:
- the MYL7 gene encoding myosin regulatory light chain 2, atrial isoform encodes MFEQAQIQEFKEAFSCIDQNRDGIICKSDLRETYSQLGKVSVPEEELDAMLQEGKGPINFTVFLTLFGEKLNGTDPEEAILSAFRMFDPSGKGVVNKDEFKQLLLTQADKFSPAEVEQMFALTPMDLAGNIDYKSLCYIITHGDEKEE; translated from the exons ATGTTTGAGCAAGCCCAGATCCAGGAGTTCAAGGAA GCTTTCAGCTGCATCGACCAGAACCGTGATGGCATCATCTGCAAGTCAGACCTTCGGGAGACCTACTCCCAGCTCG GGAAGGTGAGTGTCCCAGAAGAGGAGCTGGACGCCATGCTGCAGGAGGGGAAGGGCCCCATCAACTTCACCGTCTTCCTCACGCTCTTTGGAGAGAAGCTCAATG GGACAGACCCTGAGGAAGCCATCCTGAGCGCCTTCCGCATGTTTGACCCCAGCGGCAAGGGCGTGGTGAACAAGGATGA GTTCAAGCAGCTTCTCCTAACCCAGGCAGACAAGTTCTCTCCGGCTGAG GTGGAACAGATGTTTGCCCTGACACCCATGGACCTGGCAGGGAACATCGACTACAAGTCCCTGTGTTACATCATCACCCACGGGGACGAGAAGGAGGAGTGA
- the GCK gene encoding hexokinase-4, producing MAMDATRSQAQIALNLAEQILAEFQLQEEDLKKVMRRMRKEMDRGLRLETHEEATVKMLPTYVRSTPEGSEVGDFLSLDLGGTNFRVMLVKVGEGEAGQWSVKTKHQMYSIPEDAMTGTAEMLFDYISECISDFLDKHQMKHKKLPLGFTFSFPVRHEDIDKGILLNWTKGFKASGAEGNNIVGLLRDAIKRRGDFEMDVVAMVNDTVATMISCYYEDRRCEVGMIVGTGCNACYMEEMQNVELVEGDEGRMCVNTEWGAFGDAGELDEFLLEYDRVVDENSLNPGQQLYEKLIGGKYMGELVRLVLLKLVDENLLFHGEASEQLRTRGAFETRLVSQVESDSGDRKQIYNILSTLGLRPSATDCDLVRRACESVSTRAAHMCSAGLAAVINRMRESRSEDVMRITVGVDGSVYKLHPSFKERFHASVRRLTPNCEITFIESEEGSGRGAALISAVACKKACMLVQ from the exons ATGGCGATGGATGCCACAAGGAGCCAGGCCCAGATAGCCTTGAATCTG GCGGAGCAGATCCTGGCAGAGTTCCAGCTGCAGGAGGAGGACTTGAAGAAGGTGATGAGGCGGATGCGGAAGGAGATGGACCGAGGCCTGAGGCTGGAGACCCATGAGGAGGCCACTGTGAAGATGCTGCCCACCTACGTGCGTTCCACCCCAGAAGGCTCAG AAGTCGGGGACTTCCTCTCCCTGGACCTGGGCGGCACCAACTTCAGGGTGATGCTGGTGAAGGTGGGGGAGGGCGAGGCGGGGCAGTGGAGTGTGAAAACTAAGCACCAGATGTACTCCATCCCTGAGGACGCCATGACGGGCACCGCCGAGATG CTCTTTGACTACATCTCTGAGTGCATCTCCGACTTCCTGGACAAGCACCAGATGAAGCACAAGAAGCTGCCCCTGGGCTTCACCTTCTCCTTTCCCGTGAGGCACGAAGACATCGACAAG GGCATCCTTCTCAACTGGACCAAGGGCTTCAAGGCCTCGGGGGCAGAAGGGAACAACATCGTGGGGCTCTTGCGAGACGCCATCAAACGGAGAGGG GACTTTGAGATGGACGTGGTGGCGATGGTGAATGACACCGTGGCCACAATGATCTCCTGCTACTACGAAGACCGCCGGTGTGAGGTTGGCATGATTGTGG GCACAGGCTGCAACGCCTGCTACATGGAGGAGATGCAGaacgtggagctggtggaaggggacgAGGGCCGCATGTGTGTCAACACCGAGTGGGGCGCCTTCGGGGACGCGGGCGAGCTGGACGAGTTCCTGCTGGAGTACGACCGCGTGGTGGATGAGAACTCCCTGAACCCCGGCCAGCAGCT GTACGAGAAGCTCATCGGCGGCAAGTACATGGGCGAGCTGGTGCGGCTCGTGCTGCTGAAGCTCGTGGACGAGAACCTGCTCTTCCACGGCGAGGCCTCGGAGCAGCTGCGCACGCGCGGCGCCTTCGAGACACGCTTGGTGTCGCAAGTGGAGAG CGACTCGGGCGACCGCAAGCAGATCTACAACATCCTGAGCACGCTGGGGCTGAGGCCCTCGGCCACCGACTGCGACCTCGTGCGCCGCGCCTGTGAGAGCGTGTCCACGCGCGCCGCGCACATGTGCTCCGCGGGGCTGGCGGCCGTCATCAACCGCATGCGCGAGAGCCGCAGCGAGGACGTGATGCGCATCACCGTGGGCGTGGACGGCTCGGTGTACAAGCTGCATCCCAG CTTCAAGGAGCGGTTCCACGCCAGCGTGCGCAGGCTGACGCCCAACTGCGAGATCACCTTCATCGAGTCGGAGGAGGGCAGCGGCCGGGGAGCGGCCCTAATCTCCGCGGTGGCCTGTAAGAAGGCCTGCATGCTGGTCCAGTGA